One Gammaproteobacteria bacterium DNA window includes the following coding sequences:
- a CDS encoding DUF4198 domain-containing protein has protein sequence MVFSFCKNFFYRRLTVAIVILAVTGSLLLLSTQAVGNMFGLFKKYDVHLSPEVHGVITEKGKAVVGLEVFRGLTYGDEKELVDKTTTDAEGKFSFTEKIIRSRKPGSMFDESTIRQTIDVDYQGEKYILWYTHAIGFEPNLALTERLDNLSCELTNSEEEFEFDSYEYPQAG, from the coding sequence ATGGTGTTCTCTTTTTGCAAAAATTTTTTTTATCGAAGGCTCACAGTCGCTATTGTGATACTTGCTGTTACAGGCTCTCTTCTTTTACTTTCAACACAGGCAGTAGGAAATATGTTTGGTTTATTTAAAAAATATGACGTTCATTTGTCGCCTGAAGTTCATGGTGTTATTACTGAAAAAGGAAAAGCTGTTGTAGGTCTTGAAGTTTTTCGAGGCTTAACGTATGGCGATGAAAAAGAATTGGTAGATAAAACTACAACCGATGCGGAAGGAAAGTTTTCTTTTACGGAAAAAATCATTCGTTCAAGAAAACCTGGTTCCATGTTTGACGAATCGACTATTAGGCAAACTATAGATGTAGATTATCAAGGTGAAAAATATATTTTGTGGTATACCCATGCAATAGGTTTTGAGCCTAATCTAGCATTAACGGAACGTCTAGATAATTTAAGTTGTGAGTTAACTAATTCAGAAGAAGAATTTGAGTTTGATAGCTATGAATATCCACAAGCAGGCTAG